A single genomic interval of Lewinellaceae bacterium harbors:
- a CDS encoding DNA starvation/stationary phase protection protein, whose product MNYLGMNRNDVSKTVSQLNLLLANYHVYYQNLRNFHWNVNGENFFDLHDKFEALYDDARAKIDEIAERVLTLRLRPLSKMSDYLNTASISEADGFSNDYEMVDTILGNHQILIENMRSVIRAAEKVEDEGTIDMIGGFLSNLEKKSWMLDAWRVRKEEPAMA is encoded by the coding sequence ATGAACTACTTAGGAATGAATAGAAATGACGTATCCAAAACGGTCAGCCAGCTAAACCTCCTATTGGCCAATTACCACGTCTACTATCAGAACCTCCGCAATTTTCACTGGAACGTGAATGGCGAGAACTTTTTCGACCTGCACGACAAGTTCGAAGCGCTGTATGACGACGCCAGGGCCAAAATCGACGAGATCGCCGAACGGGTGCTGACCCTGCGCCTGCGCCCGCTTAGCAAAATGTCGGACTATCTCAATACCGCCTCCATAAGCGAAGCCGATGGATTCAGCAACGACTACGAAATGGTGGACACCATTCTGGGAAACCATCAAATCCTCATAGAAAACATGCGCTCCGTTATCCGCGCAGCGGAAAAAGTAGAAGACGAAGGCACCATCGATATGATCGGTGGGTTCTTGAGCAACCTGGAAAAGAAAAGCTGGATGCTGGATGCCTGGAGAGTCCGGAAGGAAGAACCGGCCATGGCATAA
- a CDS encoding phosphoribosylpyrophosphate synthetase, with amino-acid sequence MKLNRYTTVAHAVKALKQRGFTAEFKLNAETQRMRNLESGKSYPPKGMEIVEYHRFEGMSNPGDMSIVFAVETADGSKGIIISSYGMYADMELVEFIDKVKIKERTASAKN; translated from the coding sequence ATGAAACTCAACAGATATACAACGGTTGCGCATGCTGTGAAAGCCCTGAAACAAAGAGGATTTACTGCGGAATTCAAACTCAATGCTGAAACGCAGAGGATGCGCAATTTGGAAAGTGGAAAAAGCTATCCGCCAAAAGGAATGGAAATTGTAGAATACCACCGTTTCGAGGGAATGTCGAACCCCGGCGATATGTCTATCGTATTTGCCGTAGAAACAGCGGACGGAAGCAAAGGTATTATCATTTCTTCTTATGGCATGTATGCGGACATGGAGTTGGTTGAGTTTATAGATAAGGTAAAAATAAAAGAACGCACCGCTTCGGCAAAAAACTAA
- a CDS encoding AI-2E family transporter has protein sequence MTNININLQRIAYLLVILVISIYIIIIGKSLFVPVAFSALFSFLLLPICRGIENWLPYRPGAIVMSILIALLPILIAIGLFSYQLTTVLQDMPSISGQLKKGISHIFNLAERFLQIDSTSLEDWLRTNLTTILDTPLQLLGNSLTSSTAVLAGLLVTILFTFFALLYRTSFKNFALSQFPRGVREEATHILEQVQHVAQEYLYGLLLVIFILGTLNSLGLWLIGINYAAFWGFLGAFLAIVPYIGTTLGGIFPFIYALATTSTVWQPAAVVLLYGTVQALEGNIITPKVVGSSVSINPMAALLSLFAGGLIWGISGLVLALPLIAILKVIMDHITPLQPFSELLGSDLYKKSDIFLEKYDKEEYRLINYFSERRRRNL, from the coding sequence ATGACCAATATCAACATCAATTTGCAACGTATTGCCTATCTGTTGGTAATACTGGTTATTAGCATCTACATCATCATCATTGGCAAAAGCCTGTTTGTGCCGGTCGCTTTTTCAGCTCTTTTCTCATTTCTTCTTCTGCCTATCTGTCGCGGAATAGAAAATTGGTTGCCCTACCGCCCCGGAGCCATTGTCATGTCTATACTGATCGCGCTGCTCCCCATCCTCATTGCCATCGGCCTTTTTTCTTATCAACTGACCACAGTCCTTCAGGACATGCCTTCTATTTCCGGCCAACTGAAGAAAGGGATAAGCCATATTTTCAATTTGGCGGAACGCTTTCTGCAAATTGATTCTACCAGCCTGGAAGACTGGCTGAGAACCAACCTGACAACTATTCTGGATACGCCGCTGCAATTGCTCGGAAACAGCCTGACTTCCTCTACTGCCGTCCTGGCGGGCTTGCTGGTCACTATTCTATTCACTTTTTTCGCCCTCCTGTACCGGACCTCGTTTAAGAATTTTGCCCTTTCCCAGTTTCCCCGGGGCGTAAGGGAAGAGGCTACTCATATCCTCGAGCAGGTGCAGCACGTAGCCCAGGAATACCTCTATGGCCTTTTGCTGGTCATTTTCATCCTGGGCACCTTAAACAGCCTGGGGCTTTGGCTGATTGGAATCAACTATGCTGCCTTTTGGGGGTTTTTGGGCGCTTTCCTGGCTATTGTGCCTTACATCGGCACTACGCTGGGCGGCATTTTTCCTTTCATTTACGCCCTGGCCACCACGAGCACCGTCTGGCAGCCGGCAGCTGTAGTTTTGCTGTACGGCACCGTCCAGGCGCTGGAAGGCAATATCATCACCCCCAAGGTAGTGGGCAGCAGCGTGAGCATCAACCCCATGGCTGCGCTCCTCTCCCTCTTTGCCGGAGGGTTGATATGGGGAATCTCCGGCCTGGTCCTGGCCTTGCCTTTGATCGCCATCTTAAAGGTGATCATGGACCACATCACCCCGCTGCAACCCTTCAGCGAGCTGCTGGGCAGCGACCTGTACAAAAAAAGCGATATTTTTTTAGAGAAATACGATAAGGAGGAATACCGTTTGATCAATTACTTCAGCGAACGCCGGCGGCGAAACCTTTAG
- a CDS encoding RNA polymerase sigma factor, with amino-acid sequence MSTLQFSKEFNALENILYSFALRLTKNREDAKDLIQETALRAYKHRDKFTVGTNFKSWVSTIMRNTFINQYRKAKLRRNVNEPVESFLFALENKNAIPNQGEVNIRMQEYDKIFDAIGEIYSIPFLLFYRGYEYKEIAQYLDIPIGTVKSRIFLARKKLKKRINARYGN; translated from the coding sequence ATGTCCACCTTACAATTCAGCAAAGAGTTCAACGCCCTGGAAAACATTCTTTATTCTTTTGCACTGCGGTTGACCAAGAACCGGGAAGATGCCAAAGACCTGATTCAGGAGACTGCCCTTCGTGCCTACAAGCATCGCGACAAGTTTACAGTCGGCACGAATTTTAAAAGCTGGGTTTCCACCATCATGCGCAACACTTTTATCAACCAGTACCGCAAAGCCAAACTGCGCCGCAACGTGAACGAACCAGTCGAAAGCTTTTTGTTCGCTTTGGAAAACAAAAATGCCATTCCCAATCAGGGGGAGGTCAACATCCGCATGCAGGAGTACGACAAGATTTTTGACGCGATAGGAGAGATTTACAGCATTCCCTTTCTCCTGTTTTACCGGGGTTATGAATACAAGGAAATCGCACAATACCTCGATATTCCGATCGGGACGGTAAAGAGCCGCATTTTCCTCGCCCGGAAGAAACTCAAGAAGCGCATCAACGCTCGCTACGGCAACTAA
- a CDS encoding YtxH domain-containing protein, translating to MKDRTRERVALGLGLLAGAAIGLFLNSDKGRKVRQDAGDKMNEMSEKAREEFNYLSEEARKRAGKLSDEVSHAVDRSRDFVTSTGETIKGKAQWLKGATEEKLDVVNKDFKAGVDFALTNIKKKAKELQKTANKS from the coding sequence ATGAAAGACAGAACCAGAGAAAGAGTTGCCCTCGGATTAGGACTGCTGGCCGGCGCCGCAATTGGCCTTTTCCTGAATAGCGACAAGGGGCGTAAGGTGCGCCAGGATGCCGGCGACAAAATGAACGAAATGAGCGAAAAAGCCCGCGAGGAGTTCAATTATCTAAGCGAAGAAGCCCGTAAAAGAGCAGGCAAATTATCCGATGAGGTATCGCATGCCGTCGACCGCAGCCGTGACTTCGTAACGAGTACAGGCGAAACCATCAAAGGGAAAGCCCAATGGCTGAAAGGCGCGACGGAAGAAAAACTGGATGTGGTCAATAAGGATTTTAAAGCGGGTGTAGACTTCGCCCTCACCAATATCAAAAAGAAGGCGAAAGAGCTGCAAAAAACTGCTAATAAAAGCTAA
- a CDS encoding phage holin family protein: MKLPDGLMESTGEAYGYAKAYFEQQIEYTKLDIAERLSTSISSAITAIVVVQLIFFFLGFLSLALGIYLGQRLESYVQGFLAVGGAYALFTLAIILLRRPLITNPVVSRIIKIFFEVE, encoded by the coding sequence ATGAAACTACCAGACGGGCTCATGGAGTCGACAGGCGAAGCCTATGGTTATGCGAAAGCATATTTCGAACAGCAGATCGAGTATACCAAACTCGATATTGCTGAACGCCTTTCCACTTCTATCTCTTCCGCCATTACTGCCATCGTTGTGGTGCAATTGATATTTTTCTTTCTGGGCTTCCTGTCTCTCGCTCTGGGCATCTACCTGGGGCAACGCCTGGAATCTTACGTCCAGGGGTTTCTCGCAGTAGGCGGAGCTTATGCCCTATTTACCCTGGCTATCATCCTCTTGCGCCGGCCGTTGATCACCAACCCGGTGGTGTCCAGGATCATTAAAATATTTTTCGAAGTCGAATGA
- a CDS encoding YihY/virulence factor BrkB family protein produces the protein MKRKMPRFFRFYWNVLKKSFSRFFKEDVFTYAAGLAYYTIFSLPPMLMVILFTTTLFYDRSTMRQTIFGEISGLVGSESAQSLANTLDRIGLFEGNWWASAISIALLVFTSTTVFVTIQNALNRIFSVKPKPKASGWLKMLRDRLISFALLLSIAFILVVSLVLTALINTLGSYLSNFIPEVSIMIATIASEFFPFLIITLLFGMIFRYLPDVRLHWKDTIVGALVTSILFLIGKFGISFYIANSQAANLYEAAGSVMAILLWVFYASVIFLFGGVFTRVYIEQKRGEIPPNSFSVRVHQKIVEEPVGNSE, from the coding sequence ATGAAACGAAAGATGCCACGGTTTTTCCGTTTCTACTGGAACGTCCTGAAAAAAAGCTTCTCAAGATTCTTTAAAGAAGATGTATTCACTTATGCGGCGGGGCTGGCTTATTACACCATATTTTCTCTCCCGCCCATGCTGATGGTGATCTTGTTCACCACTACCCTTTTCTACGACCGTTCTACCATGCGGCAGACTATATTCGGCGAAATCTCCGGGCTGGTAGGTTCCGAAAGCGCCCAGTCTCTGGCCAATACCCTCGACCGGATCGGCCTGTTCGAAGGAAACTGGTGGGCATCGGCAATCAGCATTGCCCTGCTTGTATTTACCTCTACCACCGTTTTTGTCACTATTCAAAATGCGCTCAACCGCATATTTAGCGTAAAACCAAAACCCAAAGCCAGCGGATGGCTTAAAATGCTCCGCGACCGGCTCATTTCCTTCGCCCTCCTGCTCAGCATCGCTTTTATCCTGGTGGTTTCTCTGGTGCTCACCGCCCTGATCAACACTCTGGGAAGCTACCTGTCCAACTTCATTCCCGAGGTGTCCATTATGATCGCCACCATCGCCTCAGAATTTTTCCCCTTTCTCATCATTACCCTCCTTTTCGGTATGATCTTCCGCTACCTGCCCGATGTGCGCCTGCATTGGAAAGACACCATCGTGGGAGCTTTGGTTACTTCCATATTGTTCCTGATCGGGAAATTCGGGATCAGCTTCTACATTGCCAACAGCCAGGCTGCCAACCTCTATGAGGCCGCAGGCTCCGTGATGGCTATCCTGCTGTGGGTGTTCTACGCTTCTGTTATTTTTCTTTTCGGCGGCGTTTTCACCAGAGTTTATATAGAGCAGAAAAGAGGCGAAATCCCTCCCAACTCCTTCTCCGTCCGGGTTCATCAGAAAATCGTTGAAGAACCTGTTGGCAATAGTGAGTGA
- a CDS encoding bifunctional folylpolyglutamate synthase/dihydrofolate synthase produces the protein MPSKNSQYRETLDFLYSQLPMYQRIGPAAFKKDLTNIYALCEALGHPERRFPSLHIAGTNGKGSTAHILAAVLQAAGWRVGLYTSPHYRDFRERIKINGRYITPQQVVGFVARCQPLIGRIQPSFFEITVAMAFDHFAREAVDIAVVEVGLGGRLDSTNIILPELSVITNISFDHVDLLGDTLPLIAAEKAGIIKPGVPAVIGETQAETRPVFIEKAEAVQAPIVFADQRYRAEQQSVSPSHTTYHIYRDGELLYEELQLNAHGPYQYKNLQTSLQAMEFLPVPFQVSEAQVRDGLQNLRAYTRLLGRWQVLGERPTILCDSAHNEAGMELAMSALKEMSYERLHIVLGTVNDKDPAKLLCHLPATARYYFARPDIPRGHDAQLLREKAGRMGLKGRAYASVRNALRAARRQAGEEDLIYVGGSIFVVAEVVR, from the coding sequence ATGCCATCTAAAAACAGCCAGTACCGGGAAACCCTGGATTTTCTCTATAGCCAATTGCCTATGTACCAGCGCATCGGGCCGGCCGCATTTAAGAAAGACCTTACTAATATTTATGCCCTCTGCGAGGCGCTGGGCCATCCCGAGCGGCGTTTTCCCAGCCTGCACATTGCCGGCACCAACGGAAAGGGGTCTACGGCCCATATTCTGGCGGCGGTGTTGCAGGCTGCCGGCTGGCGCGTCGGGCTTTACACTTCCCCTCATTACCGCGATTTTCGGGAGCGCATCAAGATCAACGGCCGGTACATCACTCCGCAACAGGTCGTCGGTTTTGTAGCGCGCTGCCAGCCTTTGATCGGCCGTATCCAGCCTTCCTTTTTTGAGATCACCGTGGCCATGGCCTTCGATCATTTTGCCCGGGAAGCGGTTGACATTGCCGTTGTCGAAGTAGGCCTGGGCGGGCGGCTGGATTCTACCAACATCATTCTGCCGGAGTTGAGTGTTATTACCAACATCAGTTTTGACCACGTCGACCTCCTGGGCGACACCCTGCCGCTCATTGCCGCCGAAAAAGCCGGGATCATAAAACCCGGCGTGCCGGCAGTGATCGGGGAAACGCAGGCGGAAACCCGCCCGGTTTTTATAGAAAAAGCCGAAGCTGTGCAGGCGCCTATCGTTTTCGCCGACCAGCGCTATAGGGCCGAGCAGCAGAGCGTTTCTCCATCTCACACCACTTACCATATTTACAGGGATGGAGAGCTCTTGTACGAGGAGCTGCAGCTCAACGCCCATGGCCCCTACCAGTACAAAAACCTGCAGACGAGCCTGCAGGCTATGGAATTCCTGCCCGTTCCCTTCCAGGTGTCTGAAGCGCAGGTTCGGGACGGGCTGCAAAACCTCAGGGCGTATACCCGCCTGCTGGGGCGCTGGCAGGTGCTGGGCGAACGGCCTACCATTCTCTGCGACAGCGCCCACAACGAAGCGGGCATGGAACTGGCGATGAGCGCGCTTAAGGAAATGTCCTACGAAAGATTGCACATCGTGCTGGGTACGGTCAATGACAAAGACCCGGCCAAATTGTTGTGCCACCTTCCGGCCACAGCACGCTATTATTTTGCACGGCCCGATATACCCCGCGGCCACGATGCGCAACTTTTGCGGGAAAAAGCGGGTAGAATGGGGCTGAAGGGACGGGCTTATGCTTCGGTTCGCAATGCGCTTCGGGCGGCTCGGCGCCAGGCTGGGGAGGAAGATTTGATCTACGTGGGCGGCAGTATTTTTGTGGTGGCGGAGGTGGTGAGGTGA
- a CDS encoding T9SS type A sorting domain-containing protein → MQGTVELNGATIEFAELGVSLHQRAPVLLGGGILKASNSKFHNNRRSVSFWDYHNFLPFQPSTTFQNLSYLSDCFFTIDDDFPIENFIVPEFNSHVGLFEVSGIPFSKCIFQDERTNVTKPLQVGSGIYSTNAKFFVNECEFNDLLYGVDANSINATFPFSVRRSTFKGNYSGISARGVNNFTVDDNTFEVGGFTKPVVSANHPTYQTGLFIDQSTGFVVEDNDFKENNVAAASITTNIGICVKNTSLIDDTKNSTDYNEIYGNKFDDLFIGNLANGINRGLLSGLTYLCNENSLDVENVNDFTVHKGVIAKNQIDPNNNSVGNIFTPCTDQDFTHIDNSIDSDFIKYHYSDGSLNDQEEPFCFPDDLVSKLAVSKNECSRGSDHNDFPEDELDEVKSKIEIDKTHFRELLEDYHEAEGEVDSETEIEMTTIKGQLHTNANLVLRHYLSDSTNLQMDSVRYYLDAKTTLDAAYSIVDTYLQQSDTYNALSALEQIENDYELDEDQQAEHQAIVRIKEIEIALIQEGQNWDELDENEILELQTIASEETDGAASLLAQNILNFANGERLYHEPLLPAVESSSKPVDGSLIQNAETQQMFFVDVYPNPASSSVTFVYRLPKNAQGGEIIISNINGQTEKIFILHDETGSFDWSLANMAKGVYFYNLVSNEGSTKTRKLVILE, encoded by the coding sequence TTGCAAGGAACAGTTGAACTAAACGGCGCCACAATAGAGTTCGCTGAACTAGGGGTGTCTCTACACCAGAGAGCTCCAGTTTTACTTGGTGGAGGAATATTAAAAGCATCAAACTCAAAGTTTCACAATAATAGAAGGTCAGTTAGTTTTTGGGATTATCATAATTTCCTTCCGTTTCAGCCATCTACAACGTTTCAAAACCTAAGCTATCTTTCAGACTGCTTTTTTACTATTGATGACGACTTTCCTATTGAGAACTTTATTGTACCTGAATTTAATAGCCATGTAGGTTTATTTGAAGTGAGTGGTATCCCATTTTCAAAATGTATTTTTCAAGATGAACGAACAAATGTGACTAAGCCATTACAAGTTGGGTCAGGAATCTATTCTACTAATGCTAAATTTTTTGTAAATGAATGTGAGTTCAATGACCTGTTATATGGGGTTGATGCTAATAGTATAAATGCCACCTTCCCATTTAGTGTTCGGAGATCAACTTTTAAGGGCAATTATAGTGGCATCAGCGCACGTGGAGTGAATAACTTTACCGTAGATGACAATACTTTCGAAGTCGGCGGTTTTACTAAACCAGTTGTATCAGCAAACCACCCGACCTATCAAACGGGACTTTTTATTGACCAGAGCACAGGGTTCGTAGTAGAAGATAATGACTTTAAGGAAAACAATGTGGCAGCAGCTTCAATAACTACCAACATTGGGATTTGTGTCAAAAACACCAGCCTAATCGATGATACTAAAAACTCAACAGATTATAATGAAATATATGGAAATAAGTTTGATGATTTGTTTATTGGAAATCTTGCCAATGGAATCAACAGAGGTCTACTGAGTGGATTAACATACCTTTGTAATGAAAACTCATTAGATGTTGAAAACGTAAACGATTTTACAGTTCACAAGGGTGTCATTGCAAAGAATCAAATAGACCCTAACAATAATTCTGTCGGTAATATATTCACACCGTGTACAGATCAAGACTTTACTCATATTGATAATTCAATAGACAGCGATTTCATTAAATATCATTATTCTGATGGATCGTTAAATGATCAGGAGGAACCTTTTTGCTTTCCAGATGATCTAGTAAGTAAATTGGCAGTGAGTAAAAATGAGTGTTCAAGAGGTAGCGATCACAATGATTTTCCAGAAGATGAACTTGACGAGGTAAAAAGTAAAATAGAGATTGATAAAACTCATTTCCGAGAGTTATTGGAAGATTATCATGAAGCTGAAGGAGAAGTAGATTCTGAGACAGAAATTGAAATGACAACCATTAAAGGACAGTTACATACCAACGCAAACTTAGTCCTACGGCATTACCTCAGTGATTCCACTAATTTACAGATGGACAGCGTGAGGTATTATTTAGATGCCAAGACGACTTTGGATGCCGCCTATAGTATTGTGGATACTTATCTTCAGCAGTCTGATACGTACAATGCCTTATCAGCTCTAGAGCAAATTGAGAATGATTATGAGCTTGATGAAGACCAGCAAGCAGAACATCAAGCCATAGTTCGAATAAAAGAAATAGAAATAGCATTGATTCAAGAGGGGCAAAATTGGGATGAACTGGATGAAAATGAAATACTCGAATTACAAACAATTGCTTCCGAAGAAACGGATGGGGCTGCAAGTTTATTAGCACAAAATATCCTCAACTTTGCAAATGGAGAACGCTTATATCATGAACCTTTGCTTCCTGCTGTTGAAAGCTCAAGCAAGCCAGTTGATGGCAGTCTGATTCAAAATGCAGAAACACAACAGATGTTTTTTGTCGACGTATACCCAAATCCAGCTTCCTCATCAGTTACTTTCGTTTATAGACTGCCGAAAAATGCACAGGGAGGGGAAATAATAATCAGTAATATCAACGGGCAGACTGAAAAGATATTTATTTTGCATGACGAAACAGGTTCGTTCGATTGGTCGCTAGCAAACATGGCAAAAGGAGTTTACTTTTACAACCTAGTATCAAACGAGGGGTCTACCAAGACGCGTAAATTGGTTATCCTAGAATAA
- a CDS encoding T9SS type A sorting domain-containing protein, protein MKYISLFLFIPLYLAAQPSFNYRYHFNFRAAVLTSIELIDSSVYATGIIADSIYPYRTGVFFAKFSLDGVPEFVKTIEDTSKTYQLWYNNLMLSLDGNLLVSGYATDSIMRALVIKYDLNGDTLFMRKYRSHFYPEDPFLAGYSIAQGKDSNIYVLNWAGNPSGISNAELTITKLDKEGHLIWQKPYGNYLWDEPGFITSIDDYFIIGSVKKNINLTDQNYTSQNHFFAIDSSGQTLWSSSSPINELMDIPHSIVPTQDGGFVVATGLGEEWYANPRTNGLWWKSGYIYKLNPGMETEWAVEFEAPISYHFNKLNKIIAVSDGSGYVAAGMMTEVYSTTDLDFHGWLVKVSEEGDSLWSRKLRFLEEGAVDDLHEIFDLEEMPDGSLLLAGQVEDLSLPTQRQQAWLLKVDAFGCLVPGCHLVNEVKFETPTDAILLLYPNPAKDYLNVFLKDQHVFQRENPYFSIVNSTGQLIKQFTSDSLDEATHILPIEDLSAGAYFLKYLDKEHVLISKPFIVVE, encoded by the coding sequence ATGAAATATATATCTTTATTTCTATTCATCCCATTGTATCTTGCCGCACAGCCTAGTTTTAACTATCGCTATCATTTCAATTTTCGTGCAGCAGTACTAACAAGCATCGAATTAATAGACTCTAGTGTATATGCTACTGGTATAATTGCAGATTCCATTTACCCCTACAGAACAGGGGTGTTTTTCGCTAAATTTTCGCTAGATGGTGTGCCAGAGTTTGTAAAAACTATTGAAGATACCAGTAAAACTTATCAGTTATGGTACAACAATCTAATGTTGAGTTTAGATGGCAACCTGTTAGTATCGGGTTATGCGACAGATTCAATTATGAGGGCTTTGGTTATAAAATATGACTTGAATGGAGATACTTTATTCATGAGAAAGTATAGAAGCCATTTTTATCCAGAAGACCCTTTTTTGGCAGGCTATTCGATTGCTCAAGGTAAAGATTCGAATATATATGTATTAAACTGGGCAGGGAATCCCTCGGGTATTTCTAATGCAGAACTTACTATAACAAAGCTTGATAAAGAGGGACATCTAATATGGCAAAAACCATATGGTAATTATTTGTGGGATGAACCAGGTTTCATTACTTCTATAGATGACTATTTCATCATAGGATCCGTCAAAAAAAACATCAACTTGACAGACCAAAATTATACTTCTCAAAACCACTTTTTTGCTATTGATAGTAGTGGACAAACCCTTTGGTCTTCTTCAAGCCCCATCAATGAATTGATGGATATTCCTCATAGTATTGTACCTACCCAAGATGGAGGTTTTGTCGTTGCAACTGGCTTGGGAGAAGAGTGGTATGCTAATCCTCGAACAAATGGCCTTTGGTGGAAAAGTGGTTATATCTATAAGCTTAATCCGGGAATGGAAACCGAGTGGGCTGTGGAATTCGAAGCGCCAATAAGTTATCATTTTAACAAATTAAATAAGATTATTGCCGTTTCTGATGGCAGTGGTTATGTAGCAGCAGGGATGATGACGGAAGTCTATTCTACAACGGATTTAGATTTTCATGGTTGGTTGGTCAAAGTCTCAGAGGAAGGTGATAGCCTGTGGAGCCGTAAGTTGCGTTTTCTGGAAGAGGGTGCTGTAGATGATCTACATGAGATATTTGACTTAGAAGAAATGCCGGACGGCAGTTTGCTTTTAGCAGGCCAGGTGGAAGATCTCAGCTTACCTACCCAAAGACAGCAAGCCTGGTTATTAAAAGTTGATGCCTTTGGTTGCTTAGTTCCCGGCTGTCATTTAGTTAATGAGGTGAAATTTGAAACTCCAACAGATGCAATATTATTGCTGTATCCTAATCCAGCCAAAGACTATCTCAATGTATTTTTGAAAGATCAACATGTTTTTCAGCGAGAAAATCCCTATTTTTCTATTGTCAATTCTACGGGGCAGCTTATAAAGCAATTTACTTCGGATAGTTTAGATGAAGCAACCCACATATTGCCTATAGAGGATTTGTCGGCTGGTGCTTACTTCCTAAAGTATTTAGACAAGGAACATGTCTTGATTAGCAAACCATTTATTGTTGTAGAATAA
- a CDS encoding T9SS type A sorting domain-containing protein, which translates to MIKFRLYCVKITKPIVVSIFLVIGPLVSVDAQQEWFVEGAKWYQNIGVNFDTFPPVHPLVGFRIQAYTGDTTINGLNMKKVGNHILYQEAYQIYYWSNNALRLIYDFDVSPGDTATFEMPVCGGGIISSQYVIEEVDSILINNHALKRIKSKSVEGSYPFSYEYIERIGSIGKIVEEVCIFIPEFVPPWLRCYEDNEISYQTDRFLSFGEEECNIVIKLSSILSLAEENKIKFFPNPAGERITILIDNDYFISGRYYVTIVNIAGENILTQRLFSPNTKLSIADASSGLYFIFIFDALDKQNLRRSKLVIY; encoded by the coding sequence ATGATAAAGTTTAGATTATACTGTGTTAAGATTACGAAACCTATAGTTGTTTCTATTTTTTTGGTAATAGGGCCGTTGGTTTCTGTAGATGCTCAACAGGAATGGTTTGTTGAAGGTGCGAAATGGTACCAAAACATAGGTGTCAATTTTGATACCTTCCCTCCTGTGCACCCATTAGTAGGTTTTCGAATTCAAGCCTATACTGGAGATACTACAATTAACGGGCTTAACATGAAGAAGGTGGGTAATCATATCCTGTACCAGGAGGCATATCAAATTTATTATTGGAGTAACAATGCACTAAGGTTGATTTATGATTTTGACGTTTCCCCTGGAGATACCGCCACTTTTGAAATGCCAGTTTGTGGAGGAGGAATAATTAGTAGTCAATATGTTATAGAAGAAGTAGATTCAATTCTTATTAATAACCACGCGCTAAAAAGAATAAAAAGCAAGTCAGTCGAAGGTAGTTACCCATTTTCTTATGAGTATATTGAGCGTATAGGTTCAATTGGCAAGATTGTCGAAGAAGTCTGTATTTTCATACCTGAATTCGTCCCACCTTGGCTTAGGTGTTATGAAGATAATGAAATAAGTTATCAGACAGATCGCTTTTTATCATTTGGAGAGGAGGAATGTAATATTGTTATAAAACTTAGTAGCATTTTAAGCCTTGCTGAAGAAAACAAAATAAAATTTTTCCCCAATCCCGCCGGAGAAAGAATAACAATACTAATAGATAATGACTACTTTATAAGCGGTAGATACTATGTAACCATTGTAAATATCGCTGGGGAAAACATTTTGACACAAAGGCTTTTTTCTCCCAACACAAAGTTAAGCATCGCTGATGCCTCCTCCGGCCTGTATTTCATTTTTATATTTGATGCTTTAGATAAACAAAATTTAAGAAGGAGCAAGTTGGTGATTTACTAA
- a CDS encoding T9SS type A sorting domain-containing protein, with protein MPDQKLDKDASNDLYCTNLSVTGLEDEPAKNFSLELFPNPSALEQSTLRYQLPAGARGEVQVFNPVGHLAARFAVAGGQGTLRLAKQPPGLYFVVLTIDGKFAQSLKFIQL; from the coding sequence ATGCCCGATCAAAAACTGGATAAAGATGCTTCCAATGACCTGTATTGTACCAACCTTTCTGTCACGGGGCTAGAGGATGAACCAGCGAAAAATTTTAGCCTTGAGCTATTTCCCAACCCGTCTGCCCTGGAGCAAAGCACGCTCCGGTATCAACTGCCGGCTGGGGCACGGGGCGAAGTACAAGTCTTTAACCCAGTTGGCCACCTGGCCGCCCGGTTCGCTGTAGCCGGCGGGCAGGGCACATTGAGGTTAGCCAAACAACCACCGGGTTTGTATTTTGTTGTGCTTACTATTGACGGGAAGTTCGCTCAATCCCTTAAGTTTATCCAGTTGTAG